One genomic window of Diospyros lotus cultivar Yz01 chromosome 8, ASM1463336v1, whole genome shotgun sequence includes the following:
- the LOC127807212 gene encoding uncharacterized protein LOC127807212: MSNLRTICRSHTVFSSIASCCRDRVRVRSRSVVRVSIRNPNSKPRLSSPSLLSSRFDSSDLPKYEPWLRLNQRRTVVRASNWNDPKSPYETLELEGDADEEKIKLAYRRLAKFYHPDVYDSRGTLEEGETAEARFIKIQAAYELLMDREKRRQYDIDNRVNPMKASQAWMEWLMKKRKAFDQRGDMAVAAWAEQQQREMNLRARRLSRSKIDPEEERKILAKEKKASMENFNNTLRRHTLVLRKRDIMRRKAEEEKKKVISQLLAAEGLELETDSDEAA; encoded by the exons ATGAGCAATCTGAGGACGATTTGTAGATCGCACACGGTGTTCTCGTCGATCGCCAGCTGTTGCAGGGACAGAGTTCGGGTTCGTTCGCGCTCTGTGGTTAGGGTTTCGATACGGAACCCTAATTCAAAGCCTCGATTGTCCTCGCCCTCCTTGTTGTCTTCTCGGTTCGATTCCTCAGACTTGCCCAAATACGAGCCCTGGTTGAGGCTTAATCAGAGGAGGACCGTGGTTAGGGCGTCTAATTGGAACGACCCCAAATCTCCCTATGAGACTCTcg AGTTGGAAGGAGATGCTgatgaagagaaaataaagtTAGCTTATCGACGTTTGGCCAAATTCTATCACCCAGATG TTTATGATAGTAGGGGGACCCTTGAGGAAGGGGAAACAGCTGAAGCTCGATTCATCAAGATTCAAGCTGCTTATGAGTTGCTTATGGATCGGGAGAAGCGAAGGCAATATGATATTGACAATCGAGTCAACCCAATGAAG GCATCTCAAGCATGGATGGAGTGGCTCATGAAAAAGCGAAAAGCTTTTGACCAGCGGGGTGATATGGCCGTTGCAGCTTGGGCTGAACAGCAGCAGCGTGAGATGAATCTCCGCGCACGCCGTCTCTCTCGTTCAAAG ATTGATcctgaagaagaaaggaagattctggcaaaagaaaagaaagcatcAATGGAGAATTTTAACAATACCCTCAGGCGGCATACACTTGTGTTGAGAAAAAGAGACATAATGCGAAGGAAAgcagaagaggaaaagaagaaggtTATCAGCCAACTTCTGGCTGCCGAGGGTCTGGAGCTTGAAACAGACAGTGACGAAGCAGCCTAG